The DNA window GGCTGGGTGATCGACGGCCAGAAGTGGTTCGCCTCGAACGCGTGCTACGCCGCCTTTTATATCGTGATGGCGGTGACCGATCCGGCGGTTTCGCCCTACCGGGGCATGAGCATGTTCGTGGTGCCGGCCGACACGCCGGGCATCGAGATCGTCCGCAACGTCGGCATCGCCGACGACCCCGAAGCGACCCACGCCTACCTGGATTTCCGCCAGGTCCGCGTCGGCGCCGACTGCATGCTGGGCGCGCCCGGGGAGGCCTTCGCGATCGCCCAGGTGCGCCTGGGCGGCGGGCGCGTGCACCACGCGATGCGGGTCGTCGGCCAGGCGCAGAAGGCGCTGGATGCGCTGTGCGAGCGGGCGCTGTCGCGCAGCACCCAGGGCTCGCTGTTGTCGGACAAGCAGATGGTGCAGGACAAGATCGCCGATGCCTGGATCCAGCTCGAGCAGTTCCGCCTGCTCGTGATGCGCACGGCCTGGCGCATCGACAAGTACCACGACTACCAGAAGGTCCGCAAGGATATCGCGGCGGTCAAGGCGACCATGCCGAAGGTCCTGCACGACATCGCCTCGAGCGCGCTGCAGGTGCACGGGTCGATCGGGGTCTCGAACGAGATGCCGTTCGTCGGGATGATCGTGCGCGCCTACCAGATGGGACTGGCCGACGGGCCGACCGAGGTGCACAAGGTGACCCTGGCGCGCCAGCTGCTGCGCGACTACGCGCCGAGCGACGCGCTGTTCCCCGCCTATCACCGCCCGACCGCGGCCGCGGCCGCGGCAGTTAAATTCGGCACGGAGCCCGCGTGAGCGCCGCGCTCGACCTGCACGCGCTCGTGCGCTGGATGGACCGGCTCGGCCTCGGCGAAGGACCCATCGAGACGCCCACGCCGCTGACCGGCGGCACCCAGAACATCCTGCTGCGCTTGCGCCGGACCGTCGGCGCCGAGTACGTGCTGCGGTGCCCGCGGCCGGGGGCCGGCCTGGACGCGCGGCGCGGCTTCCTGCGCGAAGCG is part of the Massilia putida genome and encodes:
- a CDS encoding acyl-CoA dehydrogenase family protein; amino-acid sequence: MAWDFETDPAFQAELDWMAQFVRDEVEPLEHVLGSPWNIHDPRFGQLVRPLQRQVKERRLWACHLGPELGGAGYGQVRLGLMNEILGRALFAPIVFGAHAPDSGNCEILAAYGTPDQKKRFLEPLLANEVVSCFAMTEPQGGADPKVFTSRAMRDGAGWVIDGQKWFASNACYAAFYIVMAVTDPAVSPYRGMSMFVVPADTPGIEIVRNVGIADDPEATHAYLDFRQVRVGADCMLGAPGEAFAIAQVRLGGGRVHHAMRVVGQAQKALDALCERALSRSTQGSLLSDKQMVQDKIADAWIQLEQFRLLVMRTAWRIDKYHDYQKVRKDIAAVKATMPKVLHDIASSALQVHGSIGVSNEMPFVGMIVRAYQMGLADGPTEVHKVTLARQLLRDYAPSDALFPAYHRPTAAAAAAVKFGTEPA